The stretch of DNA CGCGCCCGCTGTGAGCGCCGCCCCGATCCCCTCCTCCTCCCTGTACTGGTCGCCGCCGTTGCCACCGCGCCCCTATGATGTTTGTTGTCCAAAGTATATGTATATGTGTGATTATATGTATGTTTGTATATATGATTATATGTCCTGTTTTTTCAGATTTTTTATGTAGgttgttagtagatatcgattttaggttagtgcattttaggttactgtagaggaaaaagtaaaataagaaaaaaggaagaaaagaggaagaaggaagaaggaagaagaagaagaaaaagaaggagaggaaaaaggaaaataagaagaggaagaaggagaagaggaaggagaagaagaggagaggaagaagaggaaggagaagaagaggagaggaagaagaggagaaataaataagaagaggaaaaaagaagaagaaaaaagaggagaagtagaaaggaatagaggagaagaagaaaaaatagaaaatattcttttcttctttttttcttcaaTCGTTTCCTCTATtactttcttcttctcctctttttcttcttcttcttcctcttctttttttatcgggTATGTCATTGTCGATGTACCCCCTCCCTGATAACTTTGACATGAGGGGGGGGTCGATAAATAATAGAACTAGTTAAActtgtttatttttagtaagtactactttattttatttatagtaagtgcttagtagttgaactagttgatttaataaaactactttattttactatagaagtagtttatttttagtaagtactactttattttatttatagtaagtgcttagtagttgaactagttggtTTAATAAAACTATATTTAACtgtagaagtagtttatttttagtaagtactactttattttatttatagtaagtgcctAGTAGTTGCACTaatagggaaaaccttatacagaGAAGTTTATCAGTAGCGCGGTCTAAAAAGAGACGCTACCACTAATTAGTAGTAGCGAGTGTATAAAACCTGCGCTAccactaagttgatagtagtagcgaggggtgtAAACCCGCGCTGCTACAAAGTGTTCTTCACCATGTCCTGTgggacaagcagtagtagtagcgcgggttataaacccacgctactactaagttgatagtagtagcgcggtgtacaaacccacgctactactaagttgtCTCCATCGTGGCTCCCGCGACAGGCCGTAGTAGCAGCGTGGGGTATAAACCCAGCGCTGCTACTATAGAACCACAAACACATGTATACACACATAGCTCGTGGAGGCCGAAGCCCAAATTCCCCTCTGTCTTGCCTGACCCATGCCCCGTGCCCCAGAACCCTAGCTGCCACTCCGCCTCGCCATGCCACCGCGGCCGTCCCTCCAGTCGCTCCTCTGTTTGGCGGCCTGCACCTCCGCGAGCTCCAGGGGCTCGGGCCTCCTCCTTGCCGCGCGCCGCCGCTTCCCCGTCGCCTTCGCCGCTGCGTGGGGCCAGCGCCTCCGCCTCCTGCACTCCTTCTCGTCCCGGTCTCTCGGACCAGCGACCGAGGCGACGCCGCCGCGGGGGGCCAACGCATCTGGCTCCTCCACTCCTCGTCTCGACCGAGGCGATGCTGGCGCCAAACGTCCTGCAGGAGATCGCACAGAGCAGGACCACCTCGCCGCCTCCAGGTCCGTACGGGGCTGCAGAAGGTGACTTCGACCACCCCAAAGAGGTGACTGCAGCCGCCGCCCTTCGCTTCCTATCGTTTCCATCAGCTCATTCTCCTCGGTGGTTGTTCAGAGTCCATCGTGGTGCCAGGCGGGGCAAGGAGGCAGCACAGATCACTTGCTAGTCGTGGGCATCAAGTGAATCCGAAGCACGCCCTGACTCTTGCTGTTGTGATCTATGTCCTTCGATTCGTTTCCTCTAAGTGGCACTGCACAgaaggtgtttgacaaaatgacCAAGTAAGGGGAACATGACTTGAGGAATTTTTGTAAGATGGATGCAGCAAACATGAGCAATTACAAGCGATGCATTACAGATTTTACTATTTCTGCGTGTGACCAAAGGTTAAATTGCATTTTGCTCAAACTCTCCTTTCTTTCTAGTTACTTGGACTAAATAATGGAAGTGCTTTGTATTTTCAAGGTCCAACCATGATGAGCTATGGTCCATGAATATCAGGGGTAGCGCCTTTCTATGGCATCAAGTTCGTTGCATGGTAGCTGTTCTTTTTCTTGTAGGTCAAGGCCTTGAATCACCTAGTGTGAGTCTTTTTTTCCCTCTTTCTGAAGCTTCCTTTTGTTTTTTCGAATAGTAAAGTGAATTACACAATTGAACTTGGCACGAAAATTCCCTTATGTCATTTGTTTGGATTATTTACATTCGGTAGCTCGTTTATTTTGGTACAGGTAGTTGATCCATTGCTGGATATTACCAGGACACCTAGAAAACCTCAATATACAATGGCACCAGAGCTTCCATTGATTCTACGATCTTGTCTATTCGATAGAGTTAGCTTCATGTGTTCATCAGGTATGTCTCTGAAAATTTGGTGTTTGACTCTGTACCTTCCACGGAGCATTTTAAGCCTTGAAATATTGTTGTACTATGATCTGCTAACATCGTGTCTTCATTCCTTGCTCGGTGAACTCTATGATTTTCCTGGTGCTTCTAGTATATTGATTATATTGTGGAAATAGTGAGATTATAGATCATAGTGAGCATTATATCATCATGCTTTGGTTAATTATGCATGCTTAAAATTAAATAAGATTTAACAATAGTCGGATACAATTGTTTGACAGTAAATGAAATGTACTCGTGTCAGATAACTTATGACCATGGTATTGTATTTTCACAAAAATGAAACCTTCATTTCAGAAATACTGCTTTCAGTTCTGTTATATTGAGTAAAGTGAAGACCATCTAGGGTTTATATTATCTATCTACAATAATTCTAGTTTTTGTGTGACATAACTAATTCCAGTACACAATTATTCCTATTTAGATGCCAATCAGGCTTTGATTGAACACTTGAAGGATGAATACCATCAGTATATGCTCCAAGATGCCATATTTGATGAGGCTTTGACCTGTTTATCTATTCTAGGTACATACATTTAGACCTTTGTGGCATCCAGTGCTATAAGTCACAGTCTCAAATTCATTCCAAAGTACTCCAGACTCCAATGCATGCCCCCTTCATCCATTCAGGTTAGCAGCGAGCAAGGCCATGGCATCTTTCTTTCCTTTAGAAGTTTAAAGAACCCAATTAGTCATTGACAAATACTTTATTACAAATAGTTGATGGTGTATATATGTAACACGTGGATAATATCAATGTAAGACATGATATGAGTTGGTGTACGTAGCAGGTTCATTTGTTTCTACATATTACATAGGCGATCTCTTGTTAATAGAAATCACTCACTTTTTCATTTTCGTATATTTATTCCCGTAGCTATTGCACAACATGCAAGGAAATATATGTCTGCTGAAATTTAATTTAATTTGTTTTCTTTGCTCTGTACAGAAATCTTGGATTCATAAATGGGAGAAGCACATAAGGGAGAAGAAGATGATTGCAAGGATGGAGAGGGAGAACATCATTTGGAGGGATAGAATTCCACTGTTtgatgtttttatgcatttttGTTTGCTTTCGACTGTGTTTGCACCAGGTCCTAGTTTACTATAAATCTTCAATTTGTAATGATGTGAAATGCTACAGGTTTATTACAAATCTGGGCTTGTTTTAGTATTTAGAATTGTATGCATAAAATGGAATTGAtggattttatttttttaattcctaattagttagtagtagcgtgggggGCTCAGAGCGCTACTAGTATTTAGGATACTAGTAGCGTGTAGTATTATAGACGCGCTACTACTATTTcattagtagtagcgtgggtgcGAAATAGTAGTAGCGCGAGTTACAACCGCGCTACTAGTAAAATGTTAGTAGTAGTGTGGGTTtaccccgcgctactactaacttttagctgtagcgcgatactagtagcgcgggtacccgcgctactagtaaccattttacccgcgctgctagtagcctttttcctagtagtgttgaactaattgatttaataaaactactttattttactatatatagaagtagtttatctttagtaagtactactttattttatttatagtaagtgcttagtagttgaactagttgatttcataaaactactttattttactatagaagtagtttatttttttagttgaagcaattattcccgcatcgacgtcgacgatgcctatcccgcatcctcgtcttcgactcggcggaggaggcctgcttgatcagaggggccatgtccgggactgggcttcGCCGGGATGGtattgggaggtgctaccttccgggggcgtaggttggtgaggagcAAGCCCATCTTGACCCGAACCTTGTTTGGTGgtggtcgcgtgggccagtgacggtgcggaagcttccggacaccgcggaggtggtagtcaccatgtcagcgaggaggacgagcacatccgtcgctacatggttgcgttggagggcaggtttgacaatacctggcaggttcttcagggatcgcacttgagctatgatcctgtgatggttccttctctttgggtgtccaccgctcGCATTGATACCCGTCGGGCGCTATGGTTCTAGTTGTATTAGCGATgctatatgtatgatactattcgaggtgtattagtgataatattcgacgatgtacgaacgcaagagatgatgtagttttgcttataattgaatgcatgctaattttaatactactttattttatgatttggttttgcttattgaatgctcaaattggaaaactactcctactttgaatgctaaaattggagagcactatgcaagtcgtatgcatttgattagttgatagcttatagggtttttgtttttgcagaccgatagtcaacccgtgatgaataataatgttctaatttaatttttatagtacatatattgaattgtacaagtttaatctttgaattatgaacgtaggaaatgtcatcataggacgacgaaagtctcctgGGGGAGTGCGGCTGGTGCAACGACGACCGAGTTCTGTgagacaggcctcacctggacaaACATCGGCGATTCAGCATTAAGC from Triticum urartu cultivar G1812 chromosome 3, Tu2.1, whole genome shotgun sequence encodes:
- the LOC125547100 gene encoding tRNA pseudouridine(38/39) synthase-like produces the protein MPPRPSLQSLLCLAACTSASSRGSGLLLAARRRFPVAFAAAWGQRLRLLHSFSSRSLGPATEATPPRGANASGSSTPRLDRGDAGAKRPAGDRTEQDHLAASRVHRGARRGEHDLRNFCKMDAANMSNYKRCITDFTISACDQRSNHDELWSMNIRGSAFLWHQVRCMVAVLFLVGQGLESPSVVDPLLDITRTPRKPQYTMAPELPLILRSCLFDRVSFMCSSDANQALIEHLKDEYHQYMLQDAIFDEALTCLSILEILDS